From a single Shewanella denitrificans OS217 genomic region:
- a CDS encoding 4'-phosphopantetheinyl transferase family protein — protein MPNELSSNALSSCGAQARELLANEPLVSEVHLYLLPLAAINSSQRALLLKCLSDDEQAKVGRYQPKSRNNALIVRAGLRHVLSLHRQSLHGTLSHETCLPEQWQFDYGKQGKPELTAAQYAQTGINFNLSHSGEWLLIGVLQAPTHGKRYALGVDIERRRDSTNIHTILKRYFAEAEISDLLALDASKQRDRFFDLWALKESYIKACGKGLAMVLASFSFDINAARHLQNSDSTDSTDSTSSTSSTSSINSSSNNSSQGPKIHSLSLDGLFGFNSAESGVVSVNSPEPVTPEPVSADIDYSPAQQAVMTRINRAESLNWLSVPLQLGLNAGSGLELELKQELEQAGCSEKADTAADNSWHSYLAQLDEQYRIGVSVGL, from the coding sequence ATGCCCAATGAGCTTTCTTCCAACGCGCTTTCCTCTTGTGGAGCCCAAGCCCGTGAGCTGCTAGCAAACGAACCACTCGTTAGCGAGGTGCATCTATACCTGTTGCCGTTAGCCGCCATAAATTCATCTCAACGCGCGCTGTTACTCAAGTGCCTCAGTGACGATGAGCAAGCCAAAGTTGGCCGTTATCAGCCAAAAAGTCGCAATAATGCCTTAATTGTCAGGGCAGGTTTACGCCATGTGCTGTCTTTGCATAGGCAGTCTTTGCATGGGACGCTTTCACATGAGACGTGTTTACCCGAGCAGTGGCAATTTGATTACGGCAAGCAGGGCAAGCCTGAATTAACGGCGGCGCAGTACGCCCAAACGGGAATAAACTTTAACTTAAGTCACTCTGGCGAGTGGTTATTGATTGGAGTGCTGCAAGCGCCGACTCATGGCAAGCGGTACGCTTTGGGCGTAGATATCGAGCGCCGCCGCGACAGCACTAACATCCACACTATCCTTAAGCGCTACTTTGCAGAGGCTGAAATCAGTGACTTATTGGCCTTAGATGCATCCAAGCAGCGGGATCGTTTCTTCGACTTATGGGCACTGAAGGAATCCTATATCAAGGCCTGCGGTAAAGGTCTTGCCATGGTACTGGCAAGTTTCAGCTTCGATATTAACGCCGCGCGCCATCTCCAAAACAGTGACAGCACTGACAGCACTGACAGCACTTCTAGCACTTCTAGTACTTCTAGTATTAACAGCAGCAGCAACAACAGCAGCCAAGGGCCAAAGATCCACAGCCTAAGCTTGGATGGCTTGTTTGGCTTCAATAGTGCTGAAAGTGGCGTTGTGAGTGTTAACTCTCCAGAACCAGTCACACCAGAACCAGTCTCAGCTGACATCGACTATTCGCCAGCGCAACAAGCGGTGATGACACGGATAAATCGAGCCGAGTCACTGAATTGGCTGTCCGTACCTTTGCAGCTGGGCTTAAATGCAGGTTCTGGTTTAGAACTGGAACTAAAACAAGAGCTAGAGCAGGCAGGTTGTAGTGAGAAAGCTGACACGGCTGCAGACAATAGCTGGCACAGTTACCTTGCTCAACTCGATGAGCAATACCGCATCGGCGTGAGTGTTGGTTTGTGA
- a CDS encoding type I polyketide synthase gives MSQSKNNTDKRLNKRLKDMPVAIVGMASIFANSRYLNKFWDLISEKIDAITEVPDTHWRVEDYYDADKSAPDKSYCKRGGFLPEVDFNPMEFGLPPNILELTDSSQLLSLIVAKEVLADAGVGADYDTDRIGITLGVGGGQKLNHSLSGRLQYPVLKKVFKSSGLSDEDTEMLIKKFQDQYVHWEENSFPGSLGNVIAGRIANRFDLGGMNCVVDAACAGSLAALRMALTELTECRSDMMITGGVCTDNSPSMYMSFSKTPAFTTNETIQPFDIDSKGMMIGEGIGMVALKRLEDAERDGDRIYAVIKGVGASSDGKFKSIYAPRPEGQAKALKRAYDDAGFEPHTIGLIEAHGTGTAAGDVAEFNGLKSVFSEGNGTKQHIALGSVKSQVGHTKSTAGTAGLIKAALALHHKVLPPTINVSKPNPKLGVEDSPFYLNTETRPWLPRTDDTPRRAGISSFGFGGTNFHVVLEEYKLDHGRDAKYRHRAVAQSLLISAANKAGLQAELTQLLNELNGLDTKCPNGIEIELAKLAKRFAVTDIDSKAARIGIVVSSLTELTTQLTQAIAQLSSNSADHWQLPSGTSFRASALVAKDSNAKVAALFAGQGSQYLNMGVDLACYYPEMRQQLMLADKVFAKNKQMPLSQVLFPIPAFEADVLAAQQALLTNTANAQSAIGAVSMGQYQLLTQAGFKPDMVAGHSFGELSALCAAGVINQDDYYQLAFARGQAMAATPKDQDAGAMYAVIIPATAENGTAQLEKCIAAFDGVKVANYNSPAQLVIAGPTAASADAAKAIQALGFKAIALPVSGAFHTPLVAHAQQPFANAINKVKFAKPKLNLYANGTGKLHPKDPKAIQAAFSEHMLQSVRFSDQLQSMYDAGARVFVEFGPKNILQKLVEGTLGNQSDAVSVISLNPNPKGNSDTQLRQAATQLAVLGLSLTEVDPYQAPIAELAKSSPMNVKLTASNFISPATKAKMQKSLETGQVALKEVKVEVPVEKIVETAVETIVEKIVEKEVIKTEYIEVPQAGSANANVQTSAQANHAPAQVRSTPTSASPVSHDSIGAFFAAQEQTAQLHQQFLAIPQQYGDTFATLMAAQTQMAASGVAIPDSLQQSMAQFHQHQAQTLQSHTLFLEQQAQSNQQVLAMLAGQAPVPVQKAQIQQAPVGTQARVQQPVQHLGTQTPVAQAIVQNRAAPAPQAVVAMSAPAPQVTPVKAPAPVAAAPVASAAQAVVSSGLSAQKVLNTMLAVVAEKTGYPTEMLELGMDMEADLGIDSIKRVEILGTVQDELPGLPELSPEDLAECRTLGEIVDYMNSKLPAQSASVATSVQSAPVQASGLSGQTALSAQKVLQTMLEVVAEKTGYPTEMLELGMDMEADLGIDSIKRVEILGTVQDELPGLPELSPEDLAECRTLGEIVAYMGSKLPAAGAMNSLQTAQATVAPVVSNGLSAEKVLSTMMAVVADKTGYPTEMLELGMDMEADLGIDSIKRVEILGTVQDELPGLPELNPEDLAECRTLGEIVAYMNSKLPAEGSLLAEGSRLPAEGSTLPAVAPVVSNGLSAETALSAQTALSSEKVQSTMMAVVADKTGYPTEMLELSMDMEADLGIDSIKRVEILGTVQDELPGLPELNPEDLAECRTLGEIVAYMGSRLLAEGSRLPAEGSNLPAAAAMNSPLPAQAAVAPVVSNGLSTEKVLSTMMSVVADKTGYPTEMLELSMDMEADLGIDSIKRVEILGTVQDELPGLPELNPEDLAECRTLGEIVSYMGSRLPAEGSSVVTDPVNTASTVAELANDLPPHQEVALKKLPAADKLVDCFSKDACIVINDDGHNAGVLAEKLVATGLTVAIIHSPKSVTSKQSPLSSAIASYSLTDVSDDAIANVVAQISAKHKIAAFVHLQPQFDTAKQTGLALSDAGFNAVEQAFLMAKHLQQSFESLSKTERVSFMTVSRIDGGFGYLDVNALAKAELNQAALSGLSKTLGHEWPNVFCRALDIAPSFEAVELAQAIVAELFDIDTSITEVGISSQGRYTLSAIDTATTRFKATTLTNEDNVLVTGGAKGVTFECALTLAKQTKSHFFLAGRSEHLGANLPSWAQGKQANELKAAAIGYIQSQGDKPTPKQIDALVWPITSSLEIDRALNAFKEVGASAEYISMDVSSDAAIKQTLKGLKTITGIIHGAGVLADKHIQDKTLAELGRVYGTKVSGFAGIINAIDASKLKLVAMFSSAAGFYGNTGQSDYSMSNEILNKTALQLAANYPQAKVMSFNWGPWDGGMVSSALKKMFVERGVYVIPLDKGANLFAHKLLSESGVQMLIGSSMQGSGIQGTDTSSQADASQASASVKKLNANSLPAAMSSLTLCFSAANNSHTVERVLSPAAMPFIEDHCIAGNPVLPTVCAIQWMRETAQLLCGQLASVQEYKLLKGIIFDTNEPQVLRLTLTQTETGLSALISSRLQSDPVDSVLRPQYQASLIVNEKLVNDKVVNKQLDNASTTLPTAAIDAQQLANAGKVISTGSELYSNGSLFHGPRLQGIKQVLIADDEQLVCKVELPQINPLDCAGFAPKLVLGGSQAFAEDLLLQAMLVWARIKFDAASLPSSIGELTTYAPFASGDQGYLVLTVVKSSSRSLTADIALYHQDGRLSCAMKNAKTTISKSLNDAFSAPRNKREPA, from the coding sequence ATGAGCCAATCCAAGAATAATACCGACAAGCGTTTAAATAAGCGTTTGAAGGACATGCCCGTTGCCATAGTCGGCATGGCGAGCATTTTTGCTAACTCTCGCTATTTAAATAAGTTTTGGGACTTGATAAGCGAAAAAATCGATGCCATTACCGAAGTGCCTGACACTCATTGGCGCGTAGAAGACTATTATGATGCTGACAAATCGGCGCCGGATAAAAGCTATTGCAAACGCGGCGGTTTCTTACCCGAAGTCGACTTTAACCCGATGGAGTTTGGCCTGCCGCCTAATATCCTAGAGCTGACCGATTCATCACAATTGTTATCGCTTATCGTGGCCAAAGAAGTATTAGCCGATGCAGGCGTTGGCGCCGATTACGACACAGACCGCATAGGCATTACCTTGGGCGTCGGTGGCGGTCAAAAACTTAACCACAGTTTAAGTGGCCGTCTGCAATACCCTGTACTTAAGAAGGTATTTAAAAGCAGCGGATTAAGCGATGAAGACACTGAAATGCTGATCAAAAAGTTCCAAGATCAGTATGTTCATTGGGAAGAAAACTCATTCCCGGGATCTTTGGGTAACGTGATAGCAGGCCGTATCGCCAACCGTTTCGATTTAGGCGGCATGAACTGTGTCGTCGACGCCGCTTGTGCAGGCTCCCTTGCGGCGCTGCGTATGGCACTCACCGAACTTACAGAATGTCGCAGCGACATGATGATAACCGGCGGCGTGTGTACCGATAACTCACCGTCCATGTACATGAGTTTTTCAAAAACCCCAGCCTTTACCACTAACGAAACCATCCAACCCTTTGATATCGATTCAAAAGGCATGATGATTGGCGAAGGTATCGGCATGGTCGCATTGAAGCGCCTTGAAGATGCTGAGCGCGATGGCGACCGTATTTATGCCGTCATTAAAGGGGTTGGCGCCTCATCGGACGGTAAATTTAAGAGCATTTATGCCCCGCGCCCTGAAGGCCAAGCCAAAGCATTAAAGCGCGCCTACGATGACGCAGGTTTTGAGCCGCACACCATAGGCTTAATTGAAGCTCACGGTACAGGCACTGCCGCCGGTGATGTGGCCGAATTTAACGGTTTAAAGTCAGTGTTTTCAGAAGGCAACGGCACTAAGCAGCACATAGCTTTAGGCTCGGTTAAATCCCAAGTAGGCCACACTAAATCAACCGCGGGCACCGCAGGATTGATAAAAGCGGCGCTGGCGCTGCACCACAAGGTATTACCGCCAACCATCAACGTAAGTAAGCCAAATCCAAAACTTGGGGTTGAAGATTCACCGTTTTATCTCAACACTGAAACCCGCCCTTGGTTGCCACGCACCGATGATACGCCGCGCCGTGCAGGCATTAGCTCATTCGGTTTTGGCGGCACTAACTTCCATGTGGTGTTAGAAGAATACAAGCTAGACCATGGCCGCGATGCCAAGTACCGTCATCGCGCCGTGGCGCAAAGTTTATTGATAAGCGCCGCCAACAAGGCAGGGTTACAGGCTGAGCTGACTCAGCTGTTAAATGAACTCAATGGTTTAGATACCAAGTGCCCGAATGGGATTGAGATTGAGTTAGCAAAATTAGCCAAGCGCTTCGCTGTGACTGACATTGACAGCAAAGCCGCTCGTATCGGTATTGTGGTCAGTTCATTAACAGAACTTACCACTCAACTGACTCAAGCGATTGCTCAGCTAAGTTCAAACTCGGCGGATCATTGGCAATTGCCTTCTGGTACCAGTTTCCGCGCTAGCGCGTTAGTGGCTAAAGACAGCAATGCCAAAGTCGCCGCGCTATTTGCCGGTCAAGGCTCACAGTATTTAAATATGGGCGTCGATCTTGCCTGTTATTACCCTGAGATGCGCCAGCAATTGATGTTGGCCGACAAGGTGTTTGCCAAAAACAAACAAATGCCGTTATCCCAGGTGTTATTCCCTATTCCGGCATTTGAAGCCGATGTGCTAGCGGCCCAGCAGGCGCTGCTCACCAATACTGCCAATGCTCAAAGCGCCATAGGTGCAGTGAGCATGGGGCAATATCAGCTATTAACCCAAGCAGGCTTTAAGCCTGACATGGTCGCAGGCCACAGTTTTGGTGAATTGTCGGCATTATGCGCTGCAGGCGTGATTAACCAAGATGATTACTACCAACTTGCCTTTGCCCGTGGTCAAGCCATGGCGGCAACGCCAAAAGATCAAGATGCAGGCGCCATGTATGCGGTGATTATTCCCGCAACCGCAGAAAATGGCACGGCGCAGCTTGAAAAATGCATCGCAGCCTTTGATGGCGTGAAAGTGGCTAATTACAATTCACCGGCTCAGTTAGTGATTGCAGGCCCAACGGCAGCAAGCGCGGATGCAGCAAAAGCCATTCAAGCCTTAGGCTTTAAAGCCATTGCCTTGCCTGTCTCTGGCGCATTCCACACCCCGCTTGTGGCCCATGCTCAGCAGCCTTTTGCTAACGCAATCAACAAGGTCAAGTTCGCCAAACCTAAGCTTAATTTATACGCTAACGGCACAGGTAAGTTGCACCCTAAAGATCCTAAGGCCATCCAAGCCGCCTTTAGCGAGCATATGCTGCAATCTGTGCGTTTTAGCGATCAATTACAGTCTATGTACGATGCTGGAGCCCGGGTGTTTGTTGAGTTTGGCCCGAAAAATATTCTGCAAAAATTGGTAGAAGGCACCTTAGGCAACCAAAGCGATGCTGTCAGCGTGATAAGCCTTAATCCAAATCCTAAGGGCAATAGCGACACTCAGTTGCGCCAAGCCGCGACTCAACTTGCGGTACTCGGTTTAAGCCTCACTGAGGTTGACCCGTATCAAGCACCGATAGCCGAACTTGCCAAGTCATCACCCATGAACGTCAAGCTAACGGCAAGCAACTTCATCAGCCCAGCGACCAAAGCCAAAATGCAAAAGTCACTGGAAACGGGTCAAGTTGCCCTGAAGGAAGTGAAAGTTGAAGTGCCTGTCGAGAAAATTGTTGAAACTGCTGTTGAAACTATTGTTGAGAAGATCGTGGAAAAAGAAGTGATTAAAACTGAATATATTGAAGTGCCACAAGCAGGCAGTGCAAATGCAAATGTTCAAACAAGTGCTCAAGCAAACCATGCCCCTGCACAGGTCCGCTCTACGCCAACGAGTGCTTCGCCAGTCAGCCATGACAGCATAGGGGCGTTTTTTGCCGCCCAGGAACAAACGGCTCAACTGCATCAGCAGTTTTTAGCCATCCCCCAGCAATACGGCGATACCTTTGCCACCTTAATGGCTGCACAAACTCAAATGGCAGCCTCAGGCGTTGCTATTCCAGATAGCTTGCAGCAATCTATGGCGCAATTCCACCAGCACCAAGCGCAAACCCTGCAAAGCCATACCTTGTTCCTCGAGCAGCAAGCGCAATCGAACCAACAAGTGTTGGCCATGCTAGCCGGTCAAGCGCCAGTGCCTGTTCAAAAAGCCCAGATTCAACAAGCGCCAGTTGGCACTCAAGCTCGCGTTCAACAGCCAGTTCAACATCTTGGGACTCAAACACCTGTCGCTCAAGCTATTGTGCAAAATCGCGCAGCGCCGGCTCCACAAGCTGTCGTTGCTATGTCAGCTCCAGCGCCTCAAGTGACGCCAGTTAAAGCCCCCGCTCCAGTTGCTGCGGCGCCTGTTGCTTCAGCTGCTCAAGCGGTTGTGAGTTCGGGCTTAAGCGCGCAAAAGGTGCTAAACACCATGTTAGCAGTGGTGGCAGAAAAAACCGGTTACCCAACGGAAATGCTAGAACTTGGCATGGATATGGAAGCAGACCTGGGTATCGATTCCATCAAGCGGGTTGAAATTCTAGGCACGGTACAAGATGAGCTTCCAGGCTTACCTGAATTAAGTCCTGAGGATTTGGCTGAGTGTCGCACCCTTGGTGAAATCGTTGACTACATGAACAGCAAGTTGCCTGCGCAAAGTGCCTCGGTTGCCACCTCTGTTCAATCTGCCCCCGTTCAAGCTTCAGGCTTAAGCGGGCAAACAGCCTTGAGCGCGCAAAAGGTCCTTCAGACCATGCTAGAAGTGGTGGCAGAAAAAACCGGTTACCCTACTGAAATGCTAGAGCTTGGCATGGATATGGAAGCCGATTTAGGTATCGACTCTATCAAGCGGGTTGAGATTTTAGGCACAGTACAAGATGAGCTTCCAGGCTTACCTGAACTTAGCCCAGAAGATTTAGCCGAGTGTCGCACCCTTGGTGAAATCGTGGCTTATATGGGCAGCAAGCTGCCAGCCGCTGGCGCCATGAACTCTCTACAAACTGCACAAGCAACTGTCGCACCAGTTGTTAGCAATGGACTGAGCGCTGAAAAGGTATTAAGCACCATGATGGCTGTGGTTGCCGACAAAACTGGCTACCCAACTGAAATGCTAGAGCTTGGCATGGATATGGAAGCTGATTTAGGTATCGATTCTATCAAGCGGGTAGAAATTTTAGGTACGGTGCAAGATGAGCTTCCAGGTTTACCTGAACTTAACCCAGAAGATTTAGCCGAGTGTCGTACATTAGGTGAAATCGTTGCCTATATGAACAGCAAATTACCCGCTGAAGGCTCACTACTCGCCGAAGGCTCACGTCTACCCGCTGAGGGCTCTACATTACCAGCTGTCGCACCAGTTGTTAGCAATGGACTGAGTGCTGAAACAGCCTTGAGCGCGCAAACAGCCCTGAGCTCAGAGAAAGTACAGAGCACCATGATGGCCGTGGTTGCCGACAAAACCGGCTACCCCACTGAAATGCTTGAGTTAAGCATGGATATGGAAGCAGATTTAGGTATCGATTCTATCAAGCGGGTAGAAATTCTAGGTACGGTGCAAGATGAGCTTCCAGGCTTACCTGAACTTAACCCTGAGGATTTGGCTGAGTGTCGCACCCTTGGTGAAATCGTGGCCTACATGGGCTCTCGTCTACTCGCCGAAGGCTCACGCCTACCCGCTGAGGGCTCCAATCTGCCAGCCGCAGCCGCCATGAACTCTCCACTGCCAGCACAAGCAGCTGTCGCACCAGTTGTTAGTAATGGCCTGAGCACTGAAAAGGTATTAAGCACCATGATGTCCGTGGTTGCCGACAAAACCGGTTACCCAACTGAAATGCTTGAGTTAAGCATGGACATGGAAGCCGATTTAGGCATCGACTCAATCAAGCGTGTTGAAATTCTCGGCACAGTACAAGATGAGCTTCCAGGCTTACCAGAACTTAACCCTGAAGACTTAGCTGAGTGCCGTACCTTAGGTGAAATCGTTTCGTACATGGGCTCACGTCTACCCGCTGAGGGCTCTAGTGTTGTCACCGATCCTGTGAACACTGCAAGTACGGTAGCTGAACTTGCGAACGATTTACCTCCGCACCAGGAAGTCGCCCTAAAAAAGCTACCAGCGGCGGATAAATTAGTTGACTGTTTTTCTAAAGACGCCTGTATCGTCATCAATGATGATGGCCATAATGCCGGTGTATTAGCAGAAAAATTAGTGGCAACTGGCTTAACCGTCGCAATAATCCATAGCCCAAAATCCGTTACCAGCAAGCAATCTCCACTGAGCAGTGCCATTGCCAGTTACTCTTTAACTGACGTCAGCGATGACGCAATAGCTAACGTCGTTGCGCAAATTAGTGCTAAACACAAGATTGCCGCTTTTGTACACCTTCAGCCGCAATTTGATACAGCAAAACAAACTGGCCTCGCCTTGAGTGATGCAGGCTTTAACGCCGTTGAACAAGCCTTCTTAATGGCGAAGCATTTACAACAAAGCTTTGAAAGCCTTTCAAAAACTGAGCGCGTTAGCTTTATGACGGTAAGCCGCATCGACGGTGGTTTCGGCTACTTAGATGTAAACGCCTTAGCCAAGGCAGAACTTAACCAAGCGGCATTATCTGGATTAAGCAAAACACTCGGCCATGAATGGCCAAACGTGTTCTGCCGTGCCTTAGATATCGCCCCAAGTTTTGAAGCGGTTGAATTAGCACAGGCAATTGTTGCTGAACTATTTGATATTGATACCAGCATCACTGAAGTGGGCATTAGCAGCCAAGGGCGTTATACCCTTAGCGCCATAGATACTGCGACAACCCGCTTTAAAGCCACGACATTAACTAATGAAGACAATGTGTTAGTCACTGGCGGCGCAAAAGGTGTCACCTTCGAGTGTGCCCTAACCTTAGCCAAACAAACCAAATCACACTTTTTCTTAGCCGGTCGCAGTGAGCACTTAGGGGCAAACTTGCCAAGCTGGGCTCAAGGCAAGCAAGCCAATGAGTTAAAAGCTGCTGCCATTGGGTATATTCAATCCCAAGGTGACAAGCCAACGCCTAAGCAGATTGATGCCTTAGTTTGGCCTATTACCAGCAGTTTAGAGATAGATCGCGCGCTTAATGCATTTAAAGAGGTGGGCGCCAGTGCTGAATATATCAGCATGGATGTGAGCTCAGATGCAGCCATTAAGCAAACGCTTAAAGGGCTTAAGACGATTACCGGCATCATTCATGGTGCGGGCGTATTAGCCGATAAACATATTCAAGACAAAACCTTAGCTGAGTTAGGCCGTGTGTATGGCACTAAAGTGTCAGGCTTTGCCGGCATTATTAACGCCATAGATGCAAGCAAGCTAAAGCTGGTGGCCATGTTCTCATCTGCGGCAGGTTTCTACGGCAACACAGGCCAAAGTGACTACTCAATGTCTAATGAGATCCTCAACAAAACGGCACTACAACTTGCGGCTAACTATCCGCAAGCAAAAGTGATGAGCTTTAACTGGGGCCCTTGGGACGGCGGTATGGTCAGCTCGGCGTTGAAGAAGATGTTTGTTGAGCGCGGCGTGTACGTTATTCCGTTAGATAAAGGCGCAAACCTGTTTGCTCACAAGCTGTTATCTGAATCTGGCGTGCAAATGCTGATTGGATCGAGCATGCAAGGCTCTGGCATTCAAGGGACTGACACTTCATCACAAGCTGATGCGTCACAAGCGAGTGCTTCTGTAAAAAAGCTTAATGCGAACTCTTTGCCTGCTGCAATGAGTTCGCTGACACTTTGTTTTTCTGCTGCCAATAACAGCCACACGGTCGAACGAGTACTAAGCCCCGCTGCCATGCCCTTCATTGAAGATCATTGCATTGCGGGGAATCCAGTACTGCCCACCGTGTGCGCGATTCAATGGATGCGCGAAACCGCGCAGCTATTGTGCGGACAGCTTGCGAGTGTGCAAGAGTATAAATTGCTTAAAGGCATCATATTCGACACCAACGAGCCACAAGTCCTGCGTCTAACACTGACGCAAACTGAGACGGGCTTAAGTGCGTTAATTTCTAGCCGACTGCAAAGCGATCCGGTAGACAGTGTGTTAAGGCCGCAATATCAAGCGAGCCTTATTGTTAATGAAAAGCTGGTTAACGATAAAGTTGTTAACAAACAGCTAGATAATGCTTCAACGACGCTGCCAACGGCCGCTATCGATGCACAGCAATTAGCGAACGCAGGTAAAGTGATTAGCACTGGCAGCGAACTTTACTCCAACGGCAGCTTGTTCCATGGCCCTCGCCTACAAGGCATTAAGCAAGTGCTGATCGCCGATGACGAGCAGCTAGTGTGCAAAGTTGAATTACCGCAGATTAATCCGCTGGATTGCGCCGGTTTTGCCCCTAAGTTAGTCCTTGGTGGCAGCCAGGCGTTTGCTGAAGATTTATTGCTGCAGGCCATGCTAGTGTGGGCGCGGATAAAATTTGATGCCGCCAGCCTGCCCTCAAGCATTGGCGAGCTGACAACTTATGCGCCGTTCGCCTCTGGCGATCAAGGTTACTTAGTATTGACGGTAGTCAAAAGCTCAAGTCGCTCGCTCACTGCTGACATTGCGCTTTATCATCAAGATGGTCGCTTAAGCTGCGCCATGAAAAATGCTAAAACCACTATCAGTAAGAGCTTGAACGATGCCTTTAGTGCGCCGCGCAATAAGCGAGAACCAGCATGA
- a CDS encoding helix-turn-helix domain-containing protein yields the protein MTSSASTSTKANDAVQTRGNRASTKQTSTKQTSEVQTSIKAKASAKASAKAKLKPLTHKKPSASQKRHSNATTTPEMRAFIQSSPMSVAELAKILNISEATVRKWRKRDSIDNSPNTPHKLNTTLSPMEEYVMLGLRYQLKMPLDRLLQVTQEFINPNVSRSGLARCLKRFGVSKLDEFDSPYVPEKFFNQLPVIQGTDVQTYTLDPKTLAETLSLPSPDPDNVVQVVSLSIPPKLTEQQNYSVLLGVDFKTDWVYLDVYKDSHTQATNRYMAHVLKHGPFHLRKLLVKNYHSFLARFPGASMAANPASPHKSATHLHQVTDTQLPNGDSHEPIQE from the coding sequence ATGACCTCAAGCGCATCCACCAGCACCAAGGCCAATGACGCCGTTCAAACCAGGGGTAATCGAGCCAGCACTAAGCAGACGAGCACTAAGCAGACGAGCGAAGTGCAAACAAGCATTAAGGCTAAAGCCAGTGCCAAAGCCAGTGCCAAGGCAAAGCTCAAACCCCTTACTCATAAAAAGCCATCTGCCAGTCAAAAACGTCATTCCAATGCCACCACCACCCCCGAAATGCGCGCTTTTATTCAATCATCTCCCATGAGCGTCGCGGAACTGGCAAAAATTCTAAATATTAGCGAAGCCACAGTGCGCAAATGGCGTAAACGCGACTCAATCGATAATAGCCCTAACACGCCCCACAAACTCAACACCACCCTCTCCCCCATGGAAGAATACGTGATGCTGGGGCTGCGCTATCAATTGAAAATGCCCTTAGACAGGTTGCTTCAAGTCACTCAAGAATTCATTAACCCCAATGTGTCCCGCTCCGGCCTTGCCCGCTGTTTAAAGCGCTTTGGGGTATCAAAACTCGATGAATTCGACAGCCCCTATGTGCCAGAAAAATTCTTCAACCAGCTGCCTGTTATTCAAGGCACGGACGTTCAAACCTACACCTTAGATCCCAAAACCTTGGCCGAAACCTTGTCGCTGCCAAGCCCAGATCCTGACAACGTAGTGCAAGTGGTGTCCTTAAGTATTCCCCCAAAGCTCACTGAGCAGCAGAATTACTCTGTGCTGCTTGGGGTCGATTTCAAGACCGACTGGGTTTATTTAGACGTCTATAAAGACAGCCATACCCAGGCGACCAATAGATACATGGCCCATGTGTTAAAGCATGGCCCGTTCCACTTACGTAAGTTACTGGTAAAAAATTATCACAGCTTTTTAGCGCGCTTTCCCGGCGCTAGCATGGCCGCCAACCCTGCGTCGCCGCACAAATCGGCCACTCACCTACATCAGGTAACTGACACCCAGTTACCCAACGGAGACTCCCATGAGCCAATCCAAGAATAA